The following is a genomic window from Paenibacillus thiaminolyticus.
GCAAGACCTCCTTCATAGATCAGGTCGACGATGAGCTTCATTTCATGCAAGCACTCGAAGTACGCCATTTCCGGGGAATAGCCCGCTTCAACAAGCGTCTCGAAGCCGGCTTTGATCAGCGCGCTAACGCCGCCGCACAATACCGCTTGCTCGCCGAACAAGTCCGTCTCGGTCTCTTCCTTGAAGGAAGTCTCGATTACGCCTGCGCGCGTGCAGCCAATGCCTTTGGCATAGGCCAGACCGATAGCCTTCGCATTGCCTGTCGCATCTTGCTCGATCGCGATGAGGCCCGGTACGCCGAAGCCTTCGACATACGTGCGGCGAACGAGATGTCCCGGCGACTTCGGAGCCACGAGGAGCACGTCATTCTCCTTCGGCGCGACGATTTGGCCAAAGTGTACGTTGAAGCCGTGGGAGAACAGCAAGGCAGCGCCTTTTTTCAGATTCGGCGCGATTTCCGCATGGTATACGGCCGCCTGTGTCTCGTCCGGCATGAGGATTTGCACGACATCCGCGCGGCTGGTCGCCTCGCCGACGCTCAATACTTCGAAGCCGTCGTTGCGCGCTTTGTCAGCCGATTTGCCTTCGCGAAGCCCGATGACAACCTGAAGTCCGCTGTCGCGCAGGTTTTGCGCTTGAGCATGCCCTTGGCTGCCGTAGCCGATAACTGCAATCGTCTTGCCCTGCAATACACTTTGATCTGCATCTTTTTCGTAATACATAGTAACTGCCATTAGTATGAGTCCTCCTCTTTCTTCCTATAAATAAAGTGAGATAATAATCAACCCCGAATGAATGAGGGTATTTCAAGGGACAATTGCTCGTTCCGGTTCTGCCTGACTTATCCCCTGAGAGACCCCCTCATTCGGGGAATGTCCGCGGCCGGCGCAAGTCCGGCCGGATACTGCACAGCGGTACCGGTTACTTCCCGTCTGTCGTCTGCCCGCGAACCATCGCCGTCACGCCGGTGCGGCTGATCTCGCGGATGCCGTAAGGCTTGAGCAGCTCGACCATCGCTTCGATTTTCTGGGACTCGCCCACGACTTGGACGATGATCGTGCCCGGTCCGATATCGACCACCGTCGCGCGGAACGTCTCGACGACACCGAGAATCTCCGGACGCTCCCGCGGCTCCGCCTTGACCTTGATCAAGGCCAGTTCGCGGGATACCATCGGTTGAGAGCTCAAATCGATAACCTTGATAACATCGATAATCTTATACAACTGCTTCTCTATTTGCTCCAGCGTATGCTCGTCGCCCG
Proteins encoded in this region:
- the ilvC gene encoding ketol-acid reductoisomerase, with the translated sequence MAVTMYYEKDADQSVLQGKTIAVIGYGSQGHAQAQNLRDSGLQVVIGLREGKSADKARNDGFEVLSVGEATSRADVVQILMPDETQAAVYHAEIAPNLKKGAALLFSHGFNVHFGQIVAPKENDVLLVAPKSPGHLVRRTYVEGFGVPGLIAIEQDATGNAKAIGLAYAKGIGCTRAGVIETSFKEETETDLFGEQAVLCGGVSALIKAGFETLVEAGYSPEMAYFECLHEMKLIVDLIYEGGLATMRDSISNTAEYGDYVTGPRIVTDETKKAMKEVLSDIQQGKFARDFILENKADRPFLTATRRNEANHPIEVVGGQLREMMHWIKK
- the ilvN gene encoding acetolactate synthase small subunit: MKPMKHTIAVIVNDQPGVLQRVSGLFGRRGFNIDSITVGASEEEGLSRMVIVTTGDEHTLEQIEKQLYKIIDVIKVIDLSSQPMVSRELALIKVKAEPRERPEILGVVETFRATVVDIGPGTIIVQVVGESQKIEAMVELLKPYGIREISRTGVTAMVRGQTTDGK